One part of the Phragmites australis chromosome 3, lpPhrAust1.1, whole genome shotgun sequence genome encodes these proteins:
- the LOC133913274 gene encoding PRA1 family protein B6-like, which translates to MRNSAAAAQPPLPSAAMYGAAYAAPASSGAGGYVYPAPASSAASTGGYAKIPNYPSPPSSYPNPSPIPPQAPAPIHDPTAPPSPLSKAAELVTRFREQGQALIAARRPWAEVFRAPAFSKPPSLGEALARMRRNSAYFRANYALAVLAVVAASLLWHPGTLFALLALCAAWFFLYFARPAQGGQPLRIFGMEFDDGTVLAALCGVTVVAMLFTGVGWNVVGSVMIGGALVGAHGALRSTDDLFLTEQEAAGDGLVAAGISAAGPILPTYTRIG; encoded by the coding sequence ATGCGcaactccgccgccgccgcccagccCCCGCTTCCCTCGGCCGCCATGTACGGCGCCGCCTACGCCGCGCCCGCCTCTTCCGGCGCCGGCGGATACGTCTACCCCGCGCCCGCCTCTTCCGCGGCCTCCACCGGCGGCTACGCCAAGATCCCCAACTACCCCTCGCCCCCGTCGTCCTACCCCAACCCGAGCCCTATCCCGCCGCAGGCCCCGGCCCCGATCCATGACCCCACGGCGCCGCCGTCCCCGCTCTCCAAGGCGGCCGAGCTCGTCACGCGGTTCCGCGAGCAGGGCCAGGCGCTCATCGCCGCGCGCCGGCCCTGGGCTGAGGTCTTCCGCGCGCCGGCCTTCTCCAAGCCTCCTTCCCTCGGCGAGGCCCTCGCCCGGATGCGCCGCAACAGCGCCTACTTCCGCGCCAACTACGCGCTCGCGGTCCTCGCCGTCGTGGCGGCCTCGCTGCTCTGGCACCCGGGCACGCTCTTCGCGCTCCTCGCGCTCTGCGCCGCCTGGTTCTTCCTCTACTTCGCGCGCCCTGCCCAGGGTGGGCAGCCGCTCAGGATCTTCGGGATGGAGTTCGACGACGGCACCGTCCTCGCCGCGCTCTGCGGGGTCACCGTCGTCGCCATGCTCTTCACCGGCGTGGGGTGGAACGTCGTCGGCTCCGTCATGATCGGCGGTGCGCTCGTCGGCGCGCACGGCGCGCTGCGGTCCACCGACGACCTCTTCTTGACGGAGCAGGAGGCGGCCGGGGACGGGCTGGTGGCCGCCGGCATTAGTGCCGCCGGGCCCATCTTGCCCACCTATACCCGCATTGGTTGA
- the LOC133913275 gene encoding E3 ubiquitin protein ligase DRIP2-like, producing MGAARGVARVRREALAECMTCPLCRGLLREATAIAECLHTFCRECIMEKINDEDADCCPVCSIDLGCDPEEKLRPDHNLQDIRNKVFPLMKRKIDPPKAQTVALPAKIKQRSLSSLVVDTPRAEIKAGLTGKRTKATRRAAASRGTSPTNNGTMILPIKSESRDQKIEKSSAPQSTKVASAANKKQRNTEEASSKPSEEKKKGKASDKELLRKPLKRLVDTARKTKSPRSSPKSHAVKEEKIKNNKDCGLPIREEETENEVVIPGTRVRAHSNKLRLEGENNGRSSESASLKDKTTTEDDLKEGMLGSARTSALHDAITTPVWFSLVASPNQKEDPQLPQLPKCYLRIKDRGLQISLVQRYIVNKLDLASEDEVEITCHGETICPSRTLHGLVDLWLRRESAEPVQASLGAPAKEFVMVLGYRRRRRAPAP from the exons ATGGGGGCAGCGCGGGGTGTGGCCCGCGTGCGGCGGGAGGCGCTCGCCGAGTGCATGACGTGCCCGCTTTGCCGGGGACTCCTGCGGGAGGCCACCGCCATAGCGGAGTGCCTCCACACAT TTTGCCGGGAGTGTATTATggagaaaataaatgatgaGGATGCCGATTGCTGCCCAGTATGCAGCATTGATCTTGGCTGCGATCCTGAAGAGAAACTCAG GCCTGACCACAACCTTCAAGATATCAGGAATAAGGTGTTTCCTCTTATGAAGAGAAAAATTGATCCCCCAAAGGCTCAAACTGTTGCATTGCCAGCAAAGATAAAACAGAGGTCCCTTTCTTCCTTGGTGGTTGACACTCCAAGGGCAGAGATAAAGGCTGGTTTGACAGGGAAGAGAACAAAAGCTACAAGAAGGGCAGCAGCCTCTCGTGGAACTTCTCCTACTAATAATGGAACCATGATATTAccaattaaatctgaaagtcgAGACCAGAAGATTGAGAAAAGCTCGGCACCACAATCTACCAAGGTTGCTTCAGCTGCAAACAAAAAACAG CGAAATACAGAAGAAGCCTCAAGCAagccttcggaagaaaaaaagaaaggcaaGGCATCTGATAAGGAATTGCTCCGGAAACCTTTAAAACGTTTGGTTGATACTGCAAGAAAGACGAAATCACCTAGATCAAGTCCCAAAAGCCATGCTGTCAaggaagagaaaataaagaataaCAAAGACTGTGGACTCCCAATAAGGGAAGAAGAGACAGAAAACGAAGTGGTTATTCCTGGAACAAGGGTGAGGGCACATTCGAATAAGCTAAGACTTGAAGGGGAAAATAATGGCAGATCTTCAGAATCTGCATCATTGAAAGACAAAACGACAACCGAGGATGATTTGAAGGAAGGAATGCTTGGTTCTGCAAGAACCAGTGCTTTGCATGATGCAATAACTACTCCAGTCTGGTTTTCGCTAGTTGCTTCACCTAACCA GAAAGAAGATCCACAGCTGCCTCAGTTGCCAAAGTGTTACTTGAGAATTAA AGACAGAGGTTTGCAGATTTCCTTGGTCCAGCGGTACATCGTGAACAAACTTGACCTAGCAAGTGAAGATGAG GTGGAGATCACATGCCACGGCGAGACGATCTGCCCCTCGAGGACCCTGCACGGGCTGGTCGACCTGTGGCTGCGGAGAGAGTCGGCAGAGCCCGTCCAGGCGTCGCTGGGGGCGCCAGCCAAGGAGTTCGTCATGGTGCTGGgctaccgccgccgccggcgagccccGGCCCCTTAG